A single Echinimonas agarilytica DNA region contains:
- the nadA gene encoding quinolinate synthase NadA encodes MTDVLDIDVLSPAYPFPPKPAPMSAVERAAAIERIKRLLKEKDAVLVAHYYTDDDIQALAEETGGCVADSLEMARFGNQHPASTLLVAGVRFMGETAKILTPEKKIIMPTLDATCSLDIGCPADDFAKFCDEHSDRTVVVYANTSAAVKARADWVVTSSIALDVVDHLDSEGEKILWAPDKHLGGYVAKQTGADMLLWQGACIVHDEFKSKALHDLKIQYPNAAVLVHPESPESVVDMADAVGSTSQLIKASQEMDNDMFIVATDRGIFYKMQQLSPEKTFIEAPTGGQGATCRSCAHCPWMAMNGLQAIEEALLDGTGKEVFVDADIREKALVPLNRMLNFQVNR; translated from the coding sequence ATGACTGACGTATTAGACATTGATGTATTATCGCCGGCATATCCTTTTCCGCCCAAACCTGCACCCATGAGTGCGGTGGAGCGCGCAGCTGCGATAGAAAGAATTAAGCGTCTACTGAAAGAGAAAGATGCGGTCTTGGTGGCTCATTACTATACCGATGATGATATTCAGGCATTGGCAGAAGAAACAGGAGGTTGCGTTGCTGACTCACTTGAAATGGCACGTTTTGGTAATCAGCATCCAGCATCCACATTACTTGTAGCAGGCGTTCGCTTTATGGGCGAAACGGCGAAGATCTTAACGCCAGAAAAGAAAATTATCATGCCGACACTTGATGCGACGTGTTCGCTTGATATTGGTTGTCCTGCAGATGACTTTGCCAAGTTCTGTGATGAGCACTCTGATCGAACCGTAGTTGTATATGCCAATACCTCTGCAGCAGTAAAAGCCAGAGCTGATTGGGTTGTTACTTCAAGTATTGCACTGGATGTTGTGGATCATTTGGACAGTGAAGGTGAAAAGATATTATGGGCACCGGATAAGCACTTGGGTGGGTATGTTGCGAAGCAAACCGGCGCAGATATGCTGTTGTGGCAGGGAGCGTGTATTGTTCATGATGAATTTAAATCGAAAGCGTTGCACGATTTGAAAATTCAATACCCGAATGCTGCGGTACTGGTGCACCCCGAATCACCAGAAAGCGTTGTTGACATGGCCGACGCTGTGGGTTCAACAAGTCAATTGATCAAGGCTTCTCAAGAAATGGACAATGACATGTTCATTGTTGCGACTGATCGCGGCATTTTTTACAAGATGCAACAGTTGTCGCCAGAAAAGACCTTCATTGAGGCGCCAACGGGTGGACAAGGTGCAACATGCAGAAGTTGCGCGCATTGCCCGTGGATGGCCATGAATGGCTTACAGGCGATTGAGGAGGCGCTGTTGGACGGTACCGGCAAAGAAGTATTCGTAGATGCCGACATTCGCGAAAAGGCGCTTGTTCCTCTTAATCGAATGCTCAACTTTCAAGTGAATCGCTAA
- a CDS encoding M48 family metallopeptidase yields the protein MNYKDVIRSTVFAVLTVGVMSCASPHRNVSHLDAGQAAHGSLEGEAEVIERAEQFHQKLIEQGVIIRADKKTKEYFDAILASLLTEEEKNSNVYKVYLTRSPDFNAFALGNGHIYFNLGLAAGLANAEQIAFVMAHEIEHINQRHSMVTYYRIKEQLTAASVIDIVLLGTKLSYLGAASNLSKHSQQHELDADRFAIERIERSGYDACVGYAALDRIEEIAPKSDPDAWFASHPSFIERTSQLASYQSDDCYAADNTPEYLEMRQSIFAKAVDSMLKGGYVLLAQKTLNAAPNLLPQWRFHQLNAQAYYQLSMRPEQAGKETALWQGEEYEAEYTEPFRLAQDDNALLAVEQATLAVELAPQEPQAYKTLGMSLQEQDPAKAVQAFETYIALKPNGRETRFIQHKINTLKRSKEMNL from the coding sequence ATGAATTACAAGGATGTAATCCGTTCTACTGTGTTCGCGGTATTGACGGTGGGTGTCATGTCGTGCGCTTCCCCTCATCGTAATGTCAGTCATTTGGACGCAGGTCAAGCAGCCCACGGTTCGCTTGAAGGCGAAGCTGAAGTGATTGAGCGTGCTGAGCAGTTCCATCAAAAGCTGATTGAGCAAGGCGTAATTATTCGTGCGGACAAAAAGACCAAAGAATATTTCGATGCCATTCTTGCTTCGTTATTAACCGAAGAAGAAAAGAACTCGAATGTTTACAAGGTCTACTTAACTCGTTCTCCCGATTTTAATGCCTTTGCATTAGGCAATGGTCATATATATTTCAATTTGGGCTTAGCTGCGGGCTTAGCCAACGCAGAGCAAATTGCATTTGTCATGGCGCATGAGATTGAGCACATCAATCAGCGCCATAGCATGGTGACATATTATCGTATTAAGGAGCAGCTCACCGCCGCAAGTGTAATTGATATTGTCCTCTTGGGAACCAAACTGTCTTATCTAGGCGCAGCGAGCAACCTATCAAAACATAGTCAGCAGCATGAATTAGATGCCGACCGATTTGCCATAGAGCGAATTGAGCGTTCTGGTTATGATGCATGCGTGGGCTATGCTGCTCTTGATCGTATTGAAGAGATTGCGCCTAAGTCCGATCCTGATGCATGGTTTGCGTCTCACCCTTCATTTATCGAGAGAACCTCGCAACTCGCTTCGTATCAGAGCGACGATTGCTATGCCGCAGATAACACCCCTGAATATTTAGAAATGCGTCAAAGCATTTTTGCCAAGGCTGTGGATTCAATGCTCAAAGGAGGATATGTACTTTTAGCGCAAAAAACGTTAAATGCGGCTCCGAATTTATTGCCTCAATGGCGTTTCCATCAGCTTAATGCGCAAGCTTACTATCAACTATCGATGCGCCCTGAGCAAGCAGGAAAAGAAACAGCATTATGGCAAGGTGAAGAGTATGAAGCCGAATACACGGAACCATTTAGACTTGCTCAAGACGACAATGCACTCCTCGCTGTTGAACAAGCAACGTTGGCCGTAGAGCTTGCTCCTCAAGAGCCACAAGCTTACAAAACGTTAGGAATGTCATTACAAGAGCAAGACCCAGCAAAGGCCGTACAAGCCTTTGAAACCTATATCGCGTTAAAGCCCAATGGGCGCGAAACTCGTTTTATCCAACATAAAATCAATACACTTAAACGTTCAAAGGAAATGAACCTATGA
- a CDS encoding glycoside hydrolase family 2 protein: MSRINLDLTGCRWQMERMRPGQGEIEGLHLLPAEYQGTHFSWNFGTVPGDVYTDLHRANEIEDPYFGRNMHRAKWVADYEWWYCHRFAVPDEMQGKKVRIIFEGVDYSCSVWLNGTFLGRHEGMFSEFEFDITDVVSYEDWRDGSNMLMIKLDPPPKNYRNCGGKKVNFSGDYFSGLVPFGIWRPIRVEATDMVRVDNIRTDVKVHSEDKATLTASYEIVNHSNKAKSVTIASHLVGHNCETHEYSAETEVIAEPGVNTVHTQMIVAHAKLWWPWDMGDQNLYQLTASIREGDEVLDSKDEVIGLREVKMEFNPGYDNEFPWTFMINGKRHFLRSACWGGQPSFLYGRNSLKKYEDRVAMVKEANINNLRIFGWHPPETPEFYRLCDELGITVWTNFTLATQAYPSDKEFVDGVLHECVETVKARRNHPSQIFWMGGEEVFFSGAHERSGNKQLMEVIGDTVAQYTNVPYGLASPLSSESGQNIGFRPNESMHANEHYYQGGKEFMEEYYPSLDCAIIPELTAASAPSIDSLKKFIPEDELWPMGPSWAYHWADIDILKNLNFEVFNDYKMGSLEEFVEATQIAQGTVIQFALETYRRRKPKMSGVSLCHFMTHVPDIKWGIIDYYGKKKLAFDWLKRTYQPLLPSLNFEKRRWSAGSKFHADIWVVNDHQFDYSDLTLSWVVKYQSKATDAAGSVEIQVATDSAEQFVDIDWDIPADAEGTFDIEITLSNAQGEQIADNCYTLLIGDQAAAKQQSLDYLAEAEEKLAKYGHSIYRYWPEMWQEIE, encoded by the coding sequence ATGTCTAGAATAAACTTAGATTTGACCGGATGCCGCTGGCAAATGGAGCGCATGCGTCCAGGCCAAGGTGAAATTGAAGGTTTGCACCTTTTGCCCGCAGAATACCAAGGCACCCACTTTAGCTGGAACTTTGGCACAGTACCGGGTGATGTATACACAGACTTACATCGAGCCAACGAAATTGAAGACCCATACTTTGGCCGCAATATGCACCGCGCGAAGTGGGTTGCCGATTACGAGTGGTGGTACTGTCATCGTTTTGCTGTACCTGATGAAATGCAAGGCAAAAAAGTACGTATTATTTTTGAAGGCGTCGACTATAGCTGTAGCGTTTGGCTAAACGGTACATTCTTAGGACGCCACGAAGGCATGTTCTCTGAATTTGAATTTGATATCACGGATGTTGTGAGTTACGAAGACTGGCGTGACGGTTCAAACATGTTGATGATCAAACTCGATCCGCCACCTAAAAACTATCGTAACTGTGGTGGTAAAAAAGTAAACTTTTCCGGCGACTACTTCTCAGGGCTAGTACCTTTCGGTATCTGGAGACCTATTCGCGTGGAAGCAACAGACATGGTGCGCGTTGACAACATTCGCACTGACGTCAAAGTTCATAGCGAAGACAAAGCAACGCTCACGGCAAGCTATGAAATTGTAAACCACTCCAACAAAGCAAAGTCTGTGACAATTGCCAGCCACTTAGTGGGTCACAACTGTGAAACTCATGAGTACAGCGCTGAGACAGAAGTGATTGCTGAACCCGGCGTAAACACAGTTCATACCCAAATGATCGTAGCTCATGCCAAACTTTGGTGGCCTTGGGATATGGGCGATCAGAACCTGTATCAACTCACGGCCTCTATTCGCGAAGGTGATGAAGTTCTAGACAGCAAAGACGAAGTCATTGGTCTGCGTGAAGTCAAGATGGAGTTCAATCCAGGATACGACAATGAGTTCCCTTGGACATTCATGATCAACGGCAAGCGTCACTTCTTGCGTTCTGCGTGCTGGGGTGGCCAACCGTCATTTTTGTATGGCCGTAACTCGTTGAAAAAATACGAAGACCGTGTCGCCATGGTGAAAGAAGCCAACATCAACAACTTACGAATCTTTGGCTGGCATCCACCAGAAACGCCAGAGTTTTATCGCCTATGTGACGAGCTGGGAATCACCGTTTGGACTAACTTTACCTTGGCCACACAAGCATACCCAAGCGACAAAGAATTTGTAGACGGCGTACTCCATGAGTGTGTTGAAACCGTGAAAGCGCGACGCAATCACCCTTCTCAAATATTTTGGATGGGCGGAGAAGAAGTATTCTTCTCAGGCGCTCACGAGCGCAGTGGTAACAAGCAGCTCATGGAAGTGATTGGCGATACTGTGGCGCAATACACCAATGTGCCTTATGGCTTGGCGTCGCCGCTTAGCTCCGAGTCAGGCCAGAATATTGGCTTTAGACCCAACGAATCCATGCATGCCAACGAACACTATTATCAAGGCGGCAAAGAGTTCATGGAGGAATACTATCCTTCATTAGATTGCGCGATTATCCCTGAGCTCACAGCTGCATCGGCTCCATCAATCGACAGTCTGAAAAAATTTATTCCTGAAGATGAACTATGGCCTATGGGACCCAGCTGGGCATACCACTGGGCTGATATCGACATTTTGAAAAACCTTAATTTTGAAGTCTTCAATGACTACAAAATGGGTTCTTTAGAAGAGTTTGTTGAGGCCACCCAAATTGCGCAAGGCACTGTGATCCAATTTGCATTGGAAACATACCGCCGACGTAAGCCGAAAATGAGCGGCGTGTCGTTATGTCACTTCATGACACACGTGCCTGACATTAAGTGGGGCATCATTGATTACTACGGTAAGAAAAAATTAGCATTTGACTGGCTCAAGCGTACGTATCAACCATTATTGCCAAGTTTGAACTTTGAGAAGAGACGCTGGTCTGCAGGCTCCAAATTCCATGCTGACATTTGGGTTGTGAATGACCATCAATTCGATTACTCAGACCTCACACTGTCTTGGGTTGTGAAATACCAGTCTAAAGCAACTGATGCTGCAGGCTCAGTCGAAATTCAAGTTGCGACTGACAGTGCAGAGCAATTTGTAGACATTGATTGGGACATTCCAGCGGATGCCGAAGGTACGTTTGATATTGAGATTACCTTGAGCAATGCACAGGGCGAACAAATAGCCGACAACTGCTACACCTTACTGATTGGGGATCAAGCAGCTGCGAAGCAACAGAGCCTAGATTATCTTGCTGAAGCGGAAGAAAAACTAGCCAAGTATGGTCATAGTATTTACCGCTATTGGCCAGAGATGTGGCAAGAAATTGAATAA